One segment of Primulina huaijiensis isolate GDHJ02 unplaced genomic scaffold, ASM1229523v2 scaffold25443, whole genome shotgun sequence DNA contains the following:
- the LOC140967584 gene encoding uncharacterized protein isoform X2, protein MENEDTGSNHGKKTPRRSSNGHISMSDTESTTSRGDSFHSPLRSESPLRPDDPRFQTEDDDFTVENNCKALVPVDMYHSPVPSPRKSNNQASSAAAGGKEWRPWPQSEKPTSENCDPPPVFPTSGGNHRGQHISSDKPKSENLGFYVKGASPVVIGLNKLAREEPPPEVKKVEPVGGGGLEEGKVVGGEDGVGGEMRSRAAVESILRRTERNGAVRKAALVIRIFEVVACVISFSVMASDRTQGWSGDSFDRYKEYRYCLAVNVVGFVYSGFQAYNLAHHLGTGKDLISHHLRYHFDFSMDQGGRLDYKLGQ, encoded by the exons atgGAAAACGAAGACACGGGCAGTAATCATGGCAAGAAAACGCCGCGAAGAAGCAGCAACGGTCACATATCCATGTCCGATACTGAGTCAACTACGAGCCGAGGAGATTCTTTCCACTCTCCACTTCGATCCGAATCGCCTCTTCGTCCCGATGATCCTCGTTTTCAGACTGAAGACGATGATTTTACTGTCGAGAATAATTGTAAAGCCCTGGTTCCGGTTGATATGTACCATTCTCCAGTTCCCTCCCCGAGAAAATCGAACAATCAGGCGAGTTCTGCCGCCGCCGGAGGTAAAGAGTGGCGTCCTTGGCCCCAGTCTGAAAAACCCACATCGGAGAATTGTGATCCTCCCCCAGTTTTCCCGACCTCCGGAGGAAATCACCGAGGCCAACACATTTCTTCTGATAAACCCAAGTCGGAGAATCTTGGGTTTTATGTGAAAGGTGCATCACCTGTTGTTATTGGGCTCAATAAGCTAGCGAGGGAGGAGCCGCCGCCCGAAGTGAAGAAAGTAGAGCCTGTTGGAGGAGGTGGGTTGGAGGAGGGGAAGGTCGTTGGTGGGGAGGATGGGGTTGGGGGAGAGATGAGGTCAAGAGCGGCAGTGGAGTCAATTTTGCGGAGGACCGAAAGGAATGGGGCGGTGAGGAAGGCAGCATTGGTGATTAGAATATTCGAGGTGGTGGCTTGTGTGATTTCGTTTTCGGTTATGGCTTCTGATAGGACTCAAGGATGGAGTGGTGATTCATTTGATCGCTACAAAGAGTATCG GTACTGTCTTGCTGTTAATGTCGTTGGGTTTGTGTATTCCGGTTTTCAAGCCTACAATCTGGCACACCATTTGGGCACAGGAAAAGATTTAATCTCCCACCATTTACGTTACCATTTCGATTTCTCAATGGATCAG GGTGGACGACTGGATTACAAACTGGGGCAGTGA
- the LOC140967584 gene encoding uncharacterized protein isoform X1, producing MENEDTGSNHGKKTPRRSSNGHISMSDTESTTSRGDSFHSPLRSESPLRPDDPRFQTEDDDFTVENNCKALVPVDMYHSPVPSPRKSNNQASSAAAGGKEWRPWPQSEKPTSENCDPPPVFPTSGGNHRGQHISSDKPKSENLGFYVKGASPVVIGLNKLAREEPPPEVKKVEPVGGGGLEEGKVVGGEDGVGGEMRSRAAVESILRRTERNGAVRKAALVIRIFEVVACVISFSVMASDRTQGWSGDSFDRYKEYRYCLAVNVVGFVYSGFQAYNLAHHLGTGKDLISHHLRYHFDFSMDQILAYLLMSASSSAATRVDDWITNWGSDKFTTMASASIGMSFLAFLAFSVSSLVSGYNLCNRDST from the exons atgGAAAACGAAGACACGGGCAGTAATCATGGCAAGAAAACGCCGCGAAGAAGCAGCAACGGTCACATATCCATGTCCGATACTGAGTCAACTACGAGCCGAGGAGATTCTTTCCACTCTCCACTTCGATCCGAATCGCCTCTTCGTCCCGATGATCCTCGTTTTCAGACTGAAGACGATGATTTTACTGTCGAGAATAATTGTAAAGCCCTGGTTCCGGTTGATATGTACCATTCTCCAGTTCCCTCCCCGAGAAAATCGAACAATCAGGCGAGTTCTGCCGCCGCCGGAGGTAAAGAGTGGCGTCCTTGGCCCCAGTCTGAAAAACCCACATCGGAGAATTGTGATCCTCCCCCAGTTTTCCCGACCTCCGGAGGAAATCACCGAGGCCAACACATTTCTTCTGATAAACCCAAGTCGGAGAATCTTGGGTTTTATGTGAAAGGTGCATCACCTGTTGTTATTGGGCTCAATAAGCTAGCGAGGGAGGAGCCGCCGCCCGAAGTGAAGAAAGTAGAGCCTGTTGGAGGAGGTGGGTTGGAGGAGGGGAAGGTCGTTGGTGGGGAGGATGGGGTTGGGGGAGAGATGAGGTCAAGAGCGGCAGTGGAGTCAATTTTGCGGAGGACCGAAAGGAATGGGGCGGTGAGGAAGGCAGCATTGGTGATTAGAATATTCGAGGTGGTGGCTTGTGTGATTTCGTTTTCGGTTATGGCTTCTGATAGGACTCAAGGATGGAGTGGTGATTCATTTGATCGCTACAAAGAGTATCG GTACTGTCTTGCTGTTAATGTCGTTGGGTTTGTGTATTCCGGTTTTCAAGCCTACAATCTGGCACACCATTTGGGCACAGGAAAAGATTTAATCTCCCACCATTTACGTTACCATTTCGATTTCTCAATGGATCAG ATTTTGGCTTATCTTTTAATGTCAGCATCCTCATCCGCTGCTACCAGGGTGGACGACTGGATTACAAACTGGGGCAGTGATAAGTTCACGACGATGGCCAGTGCATCAATAGGGATGTCGTTCTTGGCTTTTCTAGCTTTCTCAGTGAGCTCTCTTGTGTCGGGTTACAACCTCTGCAACCGGGATTCAACTTAA